One segment of Haliotis asinina isolate JCU_RB_2024 chromosome 12, JCU_Hal_asi_v2, whole genome shotgun sequence DNA contains the following:
- the LOC137257917 gene encoding arrestin domain-containing protein 1-like isoform X1, giving the protein MPIFQTCAVILDGKKEVYRKGETVTGSLVLDVTEDVTVKGVRVYLYGETLVKWDEFSPGSLGGTKDYIAKEKYFGLVYTVFGKKQNATGPNHTLTAGRHNYRYKFNLPKEGLPSSFEGEYGAIRFWVKVEVDRPFPNFNQCWYRGITILDDINVNDPQYKSSVRRQAKKQVSKALGLGDAGTLTLTAATDRGAYCAGEKVALKVVANNESTKDMGKLKAQLEQKVVYTANNETKTRQIVIRVLEGTPVTKGEERAWNNQLLEVDAIPPSTKTRSCHIIAVSYYIKVLVEVPLGFNLETTLPITIGTIPYGHTPATAGATAGPSTEIDASSAITYTKCNRGFQVCRKSEGNFVNYNYIPMCAYVVNYTFPPPTRPTAAAAPSRPAAASSRPSPAAAPAGPRPAAAAPSRPSPTATPSRPSPAAATNTQPKPVSQSEKVPPATFVQAPSLGPYQAPSQVTSYVPPQAPLQATAPPMELPPSYEDVLRMDNPAATTETAVTPEMADKPYGVLFLRFPDTRVEEFRDTIGREHQSLAECEGEIIAFAPQTLHEPNEWPARTSVAILKFPSEEVAADWFNKTDPRWLGTCDAIVLTMKEQFREANHVFSMTSIKYKLPLQKAKVNRYTKLALKTVRPLRLLQKGVVLVSSSKFTPLRGSWVEDKTHVTVSQWETMDLYFEFRNKNKTAPYKECYDLLREMADVRPSVIFQSEDLSLFQMTSIQTAERSDSPSVEFQSQNTQAEAESNASGEVNEASQNVNETSGERRAESTRSESPAVEVQSEDIDNTESQTQSESSSHGEDADGEDEEETVDTKAPVADLQ; this is encoded by the exons ATGCCGATATTCCAGACATGCGCAGTGATTCTTGACGGCAAGAAGGAAGTCTATCGGAAGGGGGAGACAGTGACGGGGTCGTTAGTGCTGGACGTCACAGAGGATGTCACCGTGAAGGGAGTCCGAGTTTACCTGTATGGGGAGACGCTGGTCAAGTGGGACGAGTTCTCACCTGGCAGTCTTGGAGGAACCAAGGATTACATCGCCAAAGAAAAATACTTTGGACTTGTTTATACAGTGTTTGGCAAGAAAC AAAACGCCACTGGACCAAACCACACCCTGACGGCGGGACGACACAATTACAGGTACAAGTTCAACCTCCCAAAGGAAGGCCTTCCGTCCTCCTTCGAGGGAGAGTATGGCGCCATCAGATTCTGGGTCAAGGTTGAGGTGGACAGGCCGTTCCCCAACTTCAACCAGTGTTGGTACCGTGGCATCACCATACTGGACGACATCAATGTCAACGACCCTCAGTATAAG TCATCGGTACGACGTCAGGCAAAGAAACAGGTTTCCAAGGCCCTTGGTTTAGGAGATGCTGGTACTCTGACCTTAACAGCTGCCACTGACAGGGGAGCTTACTGCGCAGGAGAAAAGGTCGCACTGAAAG ttgtGGCAAACAATGAGTCAACGAAagacatggggaaactgaaggCTCAACTGGAGCAGAAAGTTGTCTACACAGCTAACAATGAAACGAAGACACGGCAAATCGTCATCAGGGTTCTGGAGGGAACTCCAGTCACGAAG GGAGAAGAGCGGGCGTGGAACAACCAACTGCTGGAGGTGGACGCCATTCCACCATCGACGAAGACCAGGTCCTGTCACATCATCGCCGTCAGCTACTACATCAAG GTTCTGGTTGAGGTACCTTTGGGATTTAACCTTGAGACCACCCTTCCCATCACTATCGGCACCATACCGTACGGCCACACTCCTGCTACTGCTGGAGCTACTGCAGGCCCCAGTACAG AGATTGATGCCTCCAGTGCCATAACCTACACCAAATGCAACCGGGGATTTCAAGTCTGCCGGAAATCAGAAGGGAATTTTGTGAATTACAATTACATCCCCATGTGTGCCTACGTTGTAAATTACACGTTTCCCCCTCCAACACGccctactgctgctgctgctccttcAAGACCTGCTGCTGCTTCTTCAAGACCAAGTCCTGCTGCTGCTCCCGCAGGACCACggcctgctgctgctgctccttcAAGACCAAGTCCTACAGCTACTCCCTCAAGACCAAGCCCTGCTGCTGCCACAAATACTCAACCTAAACCGGTTTCTCAAAGCGAGAAGGTTCCTCCAGCAACCTTTGTCCAAGCACCATCTCTTGGTCCTTACCAAGCTCCTTCCCAAGTTACTTCATATGTCCCCCCGCAAGCACCACTTCAAGCTACTGCTCCTCCGATGGAACTACCCCCGTCCTATGAAGATGTGCTGAGGATGGACAACCCAGCTGCTACTACAGAAACAGCTGTAACA CCTGAGATGGCAGATAAGCCGTATGGGGTGCTTTTCCTTCGATTCCCAGACACCCGTGTTGAGGAGTTCAGAGACACCATTGGGAGAGAACACCAGAGTCTTGCAGAGTGTGAGGGCGAAATCATAGCATTTGCGCCACAG ACCCTTCACGAACCTAACGAATGGCCAGCACGCACCTCTGTCGCCATTTTGAAGTTCCCATCTGAGGAGGTGGCAGCTGATTGGTTCAACAAGACTGATCCAAGATGGCTGGGAACCTGTGACGCCATTGTTTTAACAATGAAGGAACAGTTCAGAGAAG CTAACCACGTCTTTTCAATGACATCTATCAAGTACAAGTTGCCATTGCAAAAAGCCAAAGTCAACAGATACACCAAACTAGCTCTTAAGACGGTGCGTCCTTTAAG GCTGTTACAGAAGGGGGTTGTTTTGGTTTCTTCTTCCAAGTTCACACCATTACGAGGCAGCTGGGTGGAAGACAAAACGCACGTCACAGTATCCCAGTGGGAGACAATGGACCTTTACTTCGAattcagaaacaaaaacaaaactg CTCCCTACAAGGAATGCTACGATTTACTCAGGGAAATGGCTGACGTCCGGCCATCAGTTATTTTCCAATCGGAAGATTTGTCTCTCTTTCAAATGACATCAATACAAACGGCTGAGAGATCTGACAGCCCAAGTGTTGAATTCCAGTCACAGAATACTCAAGCTGAAGCTGAAAGCAATGCTTCAGGGGAAGTGAATGAGGCTTCGCAGAATGTGAACGAGACTTCAGGAGAACGACGGGCAGAGTCTACAAGATCTGAGAGTCCAGCGGTCGAGGTGCAGTCAGAAGATATCGATAACACTGAAAGCCAAACCCAAAGTGAGTCTTCAAGTCATGGGGAAGATGCTGACGGGGAAGATGAGGAAGAAACTGTGGACACAAAAGCCCCAGTAGCTGACTTACAGTAA
- the LOC137257917 gene encoding arrestin domain-containing protein 3-like isoform X2, whose protein sequence is MPIFQTCAVILDGKKEVYRKGETVTGSLVLDVTEDVTVKGVRVYLYGETLVKWDEFSPGSLGGTKDYIAKEKYFGLVYTVFGKKQNATGPNHTLTAGRHNYRYKFNLPKEGLPSSFEGEYGAIRFWVKVEVDRPFPNFNQCWYRGITILDDINVNDPQYKSSVRRQAKKQVSKALGLGDAGTLTLTAATDRGAYCAGEKVALKVVANNESTKDMGKLKAQLEQKVVYTANNETKTRQIVIRVLEGTPVTKGEERAWNNQLLEVDAIPPSTKTRSCHIIAVSYYIKVLVEVPLGFNLETTLPITIGTIPYGHTPATAGATAGPSTEIDASSAITYTKCNRGFQVCRKSEGNFVNYNYIPMCAYVVNYTFPPPTRPTAAAAPSRPAAASSRPSPAAAPAGPRPAAAAPSRPSPTATPSRPSPAAATNTQPKPVSQSEKVPPATFVQAPSLGPYQAPSQVTSYVPPQAPLQATAPPMELPPSYEDVLRMDNPAATTETAVTPEMADKPYGVLFLRFPDTRVEEFRDTIGREHQSLAECEGEIIAFAPQTLHEPNEWPARTSVAILKFPSEEVAADWFNKTDPRWLGTCDAIVLTMKEQFREANHVFSMTSIKYKLPLQKAKVNRYTKLALKTVRPLSSHHYEAAGWKTKRTSQYPSGRQWTFTSNSETKTKLLPTRNATIYSGKWLTSGHQLFSNRKICLSFK, encoded by the exons ATGCCGATATTCCAGACATGCGCAGTGATTCTTGACGGCAAGAAGGAAGTCTATCGGAAGGGGGAGACAGTGACGGGGTCGTTAGTGCTGGACGTCACAGAGGATGTCACCGTGAAGGGAGTCCGAGTTTACCTGTATGGGGAGACGCTGGTCAAGTGGGACGAGTTCTCACCTGGCAGTCTTGGAGGAACCAAGGATTACATCGCCAAAGAAAAATACTTTGGACTTGTTTATACAGTGTTTGGCAAGAAAC AAAACGCCACTGGACCAAACCACACCCTGACGGCGGGACGACACAATTACAGGTACAAGTTCAACCTCCCAAAGGAAGGCCTTCCGTCCTCCTTCGAGGGAGAGTATGGCGCCATCAGATTCTGGGTCAAGGTTGAGGTGGACAGGCCGTTCCCCAACTTCAACCAGTGTTGGTACCGTGGCATCACCATACTGGACGACATCAATGTCAACGACCCTCAGTATAAG TCATCGGTACGACGTCAGGCAAAGAAACAGGTTTCCAAGGCCCTTGGTTTAGGAGATGCTGGTACTCTGACCTTAACAGCTGCCACTGACAGGGGAGCTTACTGCGCAGGAGAAAAGGTCGCACTGAAAG ttgtGGCAAACAATGAGTCAACGAAagacatggggaaactgaaggCTCAACTGGAGCAGAAAGTTGTCTACACAGCTAACAATGAAACGAAGACACGGCAAATCGTCATCAGGGTTCTGGAGGGAACTCCAGTCACGAAG GGAGAAGAGCGGGCGTGGAACAACCAACTGCTGGAGGTGGACGCCATTCCACCATCGACGAAGACCAGGTCCTGTCACATCATCGCCGTCAGCTACTACATCAAG GTTCTGGTTGAGGTACCTTTGGGATTTAACCTTGAGACCACCCTTCCCATCACTATCGGCACCATACCGTACGGCCACACTCCTGCTACTGCTGGAGCTACTGCAGGCCCCAGTACAG AGATTGATGCCTCCAGTGCCATAACCTACACCAAATGCAACCGGGGATTTCAAGTCTGCCGGAAATCAGAAGGGAATTTTGTGAATTACAATTACATCCCCATGTGTGCCTACGTTGTAAATTACACGTTTCCCCCTCCAACACGccctactgctgctgctgctccttcAAGACCTGCTGCTGCTTCTTCAAGACCAAGTCCTGCTGCTGCTCCCGCAGGACCACggcctgctgctgctgctccttcAAGACCAAGTCCTACAGCTACTCCCTCAAGACCAAGCCCTGCTGCTGCCACAAATACTCAACCTAAACCGGTTTCTCAAAGCGAGAAGGTTCCTCCAGCAACCTTTGTCCAAGCACCATCTCTTGGTCCTTACCAAGCTCCTTCCCAAGTTACTTCATATGTCCCCCCGCAAGCACCACTTCAAGCTACTGCTCCTCCGATGGAACTACCCCCGTCCTATGAAGATGTGCTGAGGATGGACAACCCAGCTGCTACTACAGAAACAGCTGTAACA CCTGAGATGGCAGATAAGCCGTATGGGGTGCTTTTCCTTCGATTCCCAGACACCCGTGTTGAGGAGTTCAGAGACACCATTGGGAGAGAACACCAGAGTCTTGCAGAGTGTGAGGGCGAAATCATAGCATTTGCGCCACAG ACCCTTCACGAACCTAACGAATGGCCAGCACGCACCTCTGTCGCCATTTTGAAGTTCCCATCTGAGGAGGTGGCAGCTGATTGGTTCAACAAGACTGATCCAAGATGGCTGGGAACCTGTGACGCCATTGTTTTAACAATGAAGGAACAGTTCAGAGAAG CTAACCACGTCTTTTCAATGACATCTATCAAGTACAAGTTGCCATTGCAAAAAGCCAAAGTCAACAGATACACCAAACTAGCTCTTAAGACGGTGCGTCCTTTAAG TTCACACCATTACGAGGCAGCTGGGTGGAAGACAAAACGCACGTCACAGTATCCCAGTGGGAGACAATGGACCTTTACTTCGAattcagaaacaaaaacaaaactg CTCCCTACAAGGAATGCTACGATTTACTCAGGGAAATGGCTGACGTCCGGCCATCAGTTATTTTCCAATCGGAAGATTTGTCTCTCTTTCAAATGA
- the LOC137258984 gene encoding arrestin domain-containing protein 3-like, with protein sequence MALFKTCSVILDGKKEVYRKGETVTGSLELDVRRNVTLKGVRVYLCGATLVMWNGFGTQQKDSEKYFEEFCTVFGMEENATGSNHILTAGQHNYRFNFKIPRKNLPSSFEGKCGAIRYWVQVEIVMTFPNVNQWRYHGITILDDINVNHSEYQASVECQAQKQVFKTLGFGDAGSLTLTAVTDRGAYCAGETIALKVVVKNESTRDLGKLKAQLEQKVVYKAKNEFSKSKIRTEHNVIRVLDGTPVMKGEDRVWKDQLLVDFDQGHILSHHCRQLLYQGTGGGVFGSEH encoded by the exons ATGGCGCTATTCAAGACATGCTCAGTGATTCTTGACGGCAAGAAGGAAGTGTACCGAAAGGGGGAGACAGTGACGGGGTCTTTAGAGCTGGACGTGAGACGGAACGTTACGTTGAAAGGAGTCCGTGTTTACTTGTGTGGGGCCACTCTGGTCATGTGGAACGGGTTCGGCACTCAACAAAAGGACTCTGAAAAATATTTCGAAGAGTTTTGTACCGTATTTGGAATGGAAG AAAATGCCACTGGATCAAACCACATCCTGACAGCGGGACAACACAATTACAGGTTCAATTTCAAAATCCCAAGGAAAAACCTTCCGTCCTCCTTCGAGGGCAAGTGTGGCGCCATCAGATACTGGGTCCAGGTTGAGATCGTGATGACGTTCCCGAACGTCAACCAGTGGAGGTACCACGGCATCACCATACTTGACGACATCAACGTCAACCACTCTGAGTATCAG GCATCAGTGGAATGCCAGGCACAGAAACAGGTTTTTAAGACTCTTGGTTTTGGAGATGCTGGTTCTCTGACCTTGACTGCTGTAACTGACAGGGGAGCTTACTGCGCAGGAGAAACGATCGCACTGAAAG TTGTGGTGAAGAACGAGTCAACGAGGGATCTAGGGAAGCTGAAAGCTCAGTTGGAGCAGAAAGTTGTCTACAAAGCCAAAAATGAGTTTTCCAAAAGCAAAATAAGGACAGAGCACAACGTAATCAGGGTTCTGGATGGGACTCCAGTCATGAAG GGAGAGGATAGGGTGTGGAAAGACCAACTTTTGGTCGACTTCGACCAAGGCCACATCCTGTCGCATCATTGCCGTCAGTTACTTTATCAAG GTACTGGTGGAGGTGTTTTTGGGTCAGAACATTGA
- the LOC137257920 gene encoding uncharacterized protein, whose product MSTFRTCAVLLDGGKEVYRPGEAVTGELVLEVTENVTVKGVRVYLYGEALVKWDEYSSTLGGTRDYVAREKYIGRVFTVFGKGQNVAGPNHTLTAGQHHYRYKFILPKEGLPSSFEGEFGAIRYWVKVEVERPFPNFDKCWYTGITVLDDINVNNYKAKIRRAVVKQLSKALGIGNAGSLSLNAEIDRGAYCAGEKVALKVVVKNESTKDLGKLKAQLEQKIVFTAHNETKNIHNIIRILESSPIKKGEERVWDNQLLDVDAIPPSTKMRSCHVIEVRYFIRVLVEVPFGLDLETTMPVTISTIPYGHTPASVRRAATGGATQASPSTTLRYTKCVRGVDIFDKSEGHFVSFLYTPMCPYVINYTFPPPQPAAAAAAQPRAAAQPRAAANTAAQAKTATRAPLNPSAPPMPPSYDDVVKMDNPDPTPEKVDKPYGLLLIRFPDGHVTDFRHLIERQKKSLAASEGELIAFAQQVIHDPDMWPARTSIAILKFPSVEVAADWFNKTPGVADLCWMKTCDAVVAVMCEKFKAANRVFWMSSSYMRPSPSKAELAKFFKLYKETLRKVRIWKTGVNIAATYKFTTLRGKWVEDKYSIGLTQWQSMDLLYQYKSEREQGRNKECYDKLLDMFDVKEGIVFQSEDLSLFHQTFKQSEKRSESRDVETHLGNAASAKDSTQKDAAGGGNDEAAEPLPEEEVEAEAELEAEEEVEAEAEAEAEAEAEAEAEAEAEAVDVEVDAEKEAEDEAVDEVDIEDAAEEETKKAASQSSATAAATCLQNTDSGVSLAQREVPGCGNDVVKEC is encoded by the exons ATGTCGACATTCAGGACATGCGCAGTGCTTCTAGACGGAGGGAAGGAAGTGTACCGTCCAGGGGAGGCCGTGACGGGGGAATTAGTGCTCGAAGTTACAGAGAATGTCACAGTGAAAGGGGTCCGAGTTTATCTGTATGGAGAGGCGCTGGTCAAGTGGGACGAGTACTCTAGTACCCTTGGGGGAACTAGGGACTATGTTGCCAGGGAGAAATATATTGGACGCGTATTTACAGTATTTGGCAAAGGAC AAAACGTTGCTGGACCAAACCACACCCTGACAGCTGGACAACACCATTACAGGTATAAGTTCATCCTCCCAAAGGAAGGGCTACCGTCCTCCTTCGAGGGCGAGTTTGGTGCCATCAGATACTGGGTCAAGGTTGAGGTGGAAAGGCCGTTCCCCAATTTCGACAAGTGCTGGTACACCGGTATCACCGTTTTGGACGACATCAACGTCAACAACTATAAG GCAAAAATCCGACGAGCAGTAGTAAAACAACTATCCAAGGCTTTGGGAATCGGAAATGCTGGTTCTCTGAGCTTGAACGCCGAAATAGACAGGGGAGCTTACTGCGCAGGGGAAAAGGTCGCTCTGAAAG TTGTGGTAAAAAACGAGTCTACGAAGGACCTGGGGAAACTGAAGGCACAATTGGAGCAGAAAATCGTCTTCACTGCGCACAACGAGACCAAAAATATCCACAACATCATCAGAATCTTGGAATCGTCTCCTATAAAGAAG GGAGAGGAGCGAGTGTGGGATAACCAGCTGCTGGATGTAGACGCCATTCCACCATCGACGAAGATGAGGTCCTGTCACGTGATTGAAGTCAGATACTTTATCCGG GTCCTGGTAGAGGTGCCTTTCGGATTAGACCTTGAGACCACAATGCCCGTCACTATCAGCACCATACCTTACGGCCACACCCCAGCGTCTGTGAGAAGGGCTGCAACTGGCGGTGCCACTC AGGCTAGTCCTTCCACAACTTTACGCTACACCAAATGTGTCCGCGGAGTGGACATTTTTGACAAATCAGAAGGGCATTTTGTGAGCTTTCTCTACACACCGATGTGTCCGTATGTCATCAATTACACCTTCCCCCCTCCACAACCTGCCGCCGCAGCAGCTGCACAACCACGTGCTGCTGCTCAACCACGTGCTGCTGCTAACACCGCCGCACAGGCAAAGACTGCAACTAGGGCCCCACTCAACCCTTCTGCTCCTCCGATGCCCCCCTCCTATGACGATGTGGTGAAGATGGACAATCCAGATCCCACC CCAGAGAAGGTCGACAAGCCCTATGGCTTGCTACTGATTCGCTTCCCAGATGGCCATGTAACGGACTTCAGACATCTTATTGAAAGACAAAAGAAGAGTCTTGCAGCGAGTGAGGGAGAACTCATTGCATTTGCACAACAG GTCATTCATGACCCCGACATGTGGCCAGCACGAACCTCTATCGCCATTTTGAAGTTCCCGTCTGTCGAAGTGGCAGCTGATTGGTTCAATAAGACACCAGGGGTCGCTGATCTATGTTGGATGAAAACATGTGACGCCGTTGTTGCAGTAATGTGCGAAAAGTTCAAAGCAG CGAACCGCGTCTTCTGGATGTCATCATCGTACATGAGGCCATCACCATCAAAGGCTGAGTTGGCCAAGTTTTTCAAACTGTATAAGGAAACATTACGAAAAGTCAG GATATGGAAGACAGGGGTGAACATCGCAGCTACCTACAAGTTCACAACACTAAGAGGCAAATGGGTGGAAGACAAGTACAGCATCGGTCTGACACAGTGGCAGAGTATGGATCTACTGTACCAGTATAAAAGCGAACGAGAACAAG GTCGCAATAAAGAGTGCTATGATAAACTACTCGATATGTTCGACGTGAAAGAAGGCATTGTATTTCAATCAGAGGACTTGTCCCTCTTTCATCAGACATTCAAGCAGTCGGAAAAGCGATCTGAGAGTCGCGACGTCGAAACTCATTTGGGAAATGCCGCTAGTGCCAAGGACTCTACTCAAAAGGATGCCGCAGGAGGCGGAAATGATGAGGCTGCAGAGCCACTACCTGAGGAAGAGGTTGAGGCAGAGGCTGAGCTGGAGGCTGAGGAAGAGGTTGAGGCAGAGGCTGAGGCAGAGGCTGAGGCAGAGGCTGAGGCAGAGGCAGAGGCTGAGGCAGAGGCGGTAGATGTGGAAGTAGATGCGGAGAAAGAGGCTGAGGATGAAGCTGTGGATGAGGTCGATATTGAGGATGCGGCTGAAGAGGAAACAAAGAAAGCTGCATCTCAAAGTTCAGCCACAGCTGCTGCTACTTGCTTGCAGAATACAGATAGTGGTGTATCTCTTGCTCAGAGGGAGGTTCCAGGTTGTGGAAACGATGTTGTAAAAGAATGCTAG